One Microbacter margulisiae genomic window carries:
- a CDS encoding IS4 family transposase, with protein sequence MLETDFTRNRKQSFHSTIVFMINFLTKSLSVEIANFISFIKYNMPGASINGITKSAFVQYRKKIKPEVFKSLSDSLIEEFYTDNDASIKLWNGFRLLAIDGSRLVLPDTQELESIYGRTKNQSETGVVQARISVLYDVLNRFVLDGVLAPLSTGESVLALNHLVFAKANDLIIYDRGYPSFNLIYEHFEKGVDFLIRVKADFSNLTREFYQSGLQSAIARMQPGKNIKLSDKPYSKNAFKEVRLVRVELPDGEIEILITSLFDSKKYPVSLFKELYFLRWGVETFYDELKNKIKIEHFSGYSEHCILQDFYAALFVSNVQSLIVGDINDELAKESTKYQYQYKVNSNLSYGFLKDRIILLFFSEKDMNEIVSELKALFKKHTIPIRPNRRFERDTDKYRKRGKPKLLKNNKNTF encoded by the coding sequence ATGTTAGAGACAGATTTTACAAGAAACAGGAAGCAATCATTTCACAGCACCATTGTCTTTATGATAAATTTTCTCACTAAAAGTCTTTCGGTTGAGATAGCTAACTTTATTAGTTTCATAAAGTACAATATGCCTGGTGCTTCGATAAATGGTATTACAAAAAGTGCTTTTGTACAGTATCGAAAAAAAATAAAACCTGAAGTATTTAAATCACTTTCAGATAGTTTGATTGAGGAGTTTTATACAGACAATGATGCATCGATAAAGCTCTGGAATGGATTTAGGTTGTTGGCTATTGATGGGTCAAGATTGGTTTTGCCCGATACTCAGGAGTTGGAAAGCATTTATGGCAGGACTAAAAACCAATCTGAAACAGGAGTGGTACAGGCAAGAATATCGGTATTGTACGATGTTTTGAATCGGTTTGTCCTGGATGGTGTTTTAGCTCCACTGTCAACTGGAGAGAGTGTTTTGGCGTTGAATCATTTGGTTTTTGCAAAAGCTAACGACTTGATTATTTACGATAGAGGTTATCCTTCTTTCAATTTGATTTATGAGCATTTTGAAAAAGGAGTAGATTTTCTCATCCGGGTTAAAGCTGATTTTAGTAACCTCACCCGGGAATTTTACCAGAGTGGACTACAGTCAGCTATTGCTCGAATGCAACCTGGAAAGAACATAAAACTGTCGGATAAACCGTATTCGAAGAATGCATTCAAAGAAGTTCGGTTGGTTCGGGTTGAACTACCTGATGGAGAAATAGAAATACTGATAACTTCTTTGTTTGATTCAAAAAAATATCCAGTCTCTTTATTTAAAGAACTGTATTTTTTAAGGTGGGGAGTAGAAACGTTTTATGATGAATTGAAGAACAAGATAAAAATAGAACATTTTTCAGGCTATTCAGAGCATTGTATATTGCAGGATTTTTATGCAGCCTTATTTGTGTCAAACGTTCAGAGTTTAATCGTTGGAGACATAAATGATGAATTAGCCAAAGAATCAACCAAATATCAATATCAATACAAAGTCAATAGCAATTTATCATACGGCTTTCTCAAAGACAGGATAATTTTACTGTTTTTCTCGGAAAAGGATATGAACGAAATAGTATCAGAACTCAAAGCGTTGTTTAAAAAACACACGATACCAATACGACCAAATAGAAGATTTGAAAGAGATACTGACAAATACAGAAAAAGAGGTAAACCGAAGTTGCTGAAAAACAATAAAAATACTTTCTGA
- a CDS encoding IS5 family transposase produces MYLVLDKDTINKEIVPFIPVPKRGFRTKCDIAEIVNCILYKLKTGCQWHMLPVKSLFSNVVLHYKTVFGYFRTWCKSGVLQQIWFGLLNKYRASLDMSSVDLDGSHTPALRGGEQVAYQGRKKRKTTNALYLTDRQGIPLAISDPIEGNHNDLHQIKERFTDIIDSLNNSDIRVDGLFLNADAGFDSAEFREFCSSHEIIPNIAINWRNAAHTDDIFFDELLYQQRYCIERTNAWMDSFRSLLNRFDVTCSSWQSFNLIAFIVILLKKITKQKKSR; encoded by the coding sequence ATGTACTTAGTACTCGACAAAGATACAATAAATAAAGAAATAGTGCCATTCATCCCTGTACCCAAGAGAGGGTTCAGGACAAAGTGTGATATCGCCGAGATTGTTAACTGCATATTGTACAAATTAAAAACAGGTTGTCAATGGCATATGTTGCCCGTTAAAAGTTTATTTTCTAATGTCGTATTGCATTATAAGACTGTTTTCGGTTATTTTCGTACATGGTGTAAATCAGGAGTGTTACAACAAATCTGGTTTGGTTTATTGAATAAATACAGAGCCTCATTGGACATGTCCAGTGTTGATTTGGATGGCAGCCATACCCCCGCATTACGTGGAGGAGAACAGGTTGCTTATCAGGGTCGGAAGAAAAGGAAGACTACCAATGCTCTTTATCTTACAGACAGACAAGGTATCCCATTGGCCATATCAGACCCGATAGAAGGGAATCACAATGATTTACATCAAATTAAAGAACGTTTTACCGACATTATTGATTCGCTGAATAACTCCGATATAAGAGTTGATGGTCTTTTTCTTAATGCCGATGCAGGTTTTGACTCTGCGGAGTTCAGAGAATTCTGTTCTTCCCATGAAATAATACCCAACATCGCTATTAACTGGCGTAACGCAGCACATACGGATGATATATTCTTCGATGAATTGCTCTATCAGCAACGCTATTGCATAGAAAGAACCAATGCATGGATGGATAGTTTCAGATCTCTATTGAACAGATTTGATGTTACTTGCTCCAGTTGGCAAAGCTTTAACCTTATCGCTTTTATCGTGATACTACTTAAGAAAATTACTAAACAGAAAAAGTCAAGATGA
- a CDS encoding Hsp20/alpha crystallin family protein, with translation MALIKRDDLVPAWSNFLNDFFNRDLFDWSLRHFSGPNSTLPSMNVKETPDAFEIEMAAPGMNKEDFKIELDNGMLTISSEKKQENTTEEQGKYTRREFSYQSFSRTLEMPASADSESISAKYENGILKVVISKKEEEKPKPSKQISIE, from the coding sequence ATGGCACTGATTAAAAGAGATGATTTGGTTCCTGCATGGTCGAATTTTTTAAACGATTTTTTTAATCGGGATTTGTTCGATTGGTCACTCCGTCATTTTTCGGGTCCGAATTCAACACTTCCGTCCATGAACGTAAAAGAGACTCCCGATGCTTTCGAGATTGAGATGGCTGCTCCCGGAATGAACAAAGAAGATTTCAAAATTGAATTAGATAACGGAATGTTGACTATTTCTTCCGAAAAAAAACAGGAAAATACAACAGAAGAACAAGGAAAATATACGCGCCGGGAATTTAGCTATCAATCTTTCAGCCGTACGTTGGAGATGCCTGCCAGTGCTGACAGTGAAAGTATTTCGGCCAAGTATGAAAATGGTATTTTGAAAGTGGTTATTTCAAAGAAAGAAGAAGAAAAGCCAAAACCCAGCAAACAAATTTCGATTGAATAA